In the genome of Rhodothermales bacterium, the window GGCGGTGGAGGTCGAGGAGCGTGTGGGCGAGCCCGGCGTCGGCCGCTCGCTGCTCCGTCTCATCCAACGCGCGGCCCGCGCGGAGCGCCTCGACGGCGTTGTAGAGGTCGGTCAGCCCGAGCGTCGGGTGCGCCGCCTGGCGCGCCTTTCGGTGTGCGTCGATGGCATCGCCCAGCCGCCGGATCTCGGCCTCCTGCGCCTCGGTCGGGACGGGGAAGGGGAAGGTCTCGAAGCACTTGCCCTTGTTATAAACCGGATCGTTCCCGACGCCGAGCCGCCCACCCGCTGCGAGCGCCCACATACCATGGACTCGGCTCGACACGACCCCGAGGTGGTAGGCGTCGTCGATGGCGACGGCGACCAGTTTGTGCTCAGGGAGGATCTCCACGTCGAGGAACGAGAACACCCGATGCTTCGCCGTCTCCGGCGTTGCGATGAACCGGCCGAGCCCTTCGAGCGCCGCGCGGAGGTTCTCATTCGTCCGACCGTGGAGCCACCACCGCTCCCGGCGCTGCTTGTCTCGGTTGCCGTCTCGCTGGGGCTTCACCTCTCGGACGACGTGCTCGTAGATCTCGGGGAAGCTCTCGCGCGCCTCGTCGGCCTCATATCCGTAGAGGTCGATGACGTACCTGTCGCGCGCGGGCTTAGCGAGGTCCTTACCGTTCAGGGTTGGTCGGACAACTTGCTCAGTTCCAGGGACGCTGCCAAGGCCGAGCAATCTGGCCTCCTTGGGTGAGACGAGGAAGCCGCGGCCAGCGAGCATCATCCCGAAGCTCGCTAGCCCCTCGTTCGCCTCCAGCTTCTCCGCCTGCGTCACGTCGGCGCCGATGCTCAGGTCCGCGTTGATCTCGCCCACGGCCTCCGCCAGCTCGACGTCGGGCACCCCGTCGGCCGTCGGCGTCTCGCTTGCCACCGTCGCCAGCCGCCCGGCCCCGGGGTCGAACTCCGCCGCCCGCACGCCGACCGTCACGGCCATCCGGACGTCGGCCCCGTCGTCCACCCACGGGTGATTCGGGATCGCGAACGACAGCGCCAGCGGGTTCTCATCGGCGTCCAGGTGCCGCTCGACGATGCGCCGGTTGAACGTCTGCGTGACCGAGCTCGTCGTGATGAGCCCGAACCGCCGGACGCGCCCGGCGCGCACGGCCTCGGCCGCCCGCTCCCACCAGTACATCACGAGGTCGACCGACCCCGGCACCTCGGGGTACGCCGTCGCCAGCCGGTCGAGCGTCTCCTGGCCCAGCGACTCCCGCATCGGCTGGCCCTTCCCGACGAACGGGGGGTTGCCCACGATGAAGTCGGCCTCGGGCCATGCCGCCCGGCCCCCGTCGGCGTCCAAGAGCGCGTCCCGGTGCTCGACCTGGCCGTACCCCTTCAGGACCGGCTCCGGCAACGGCTGCGCGTCCCCGTGCGTCCTCACGTGCCACTGGAGGTACCCGATCCACAGCACGAGGTCGGCGACCGCCGCCGCCCGCGCCCCGAGCTCGATCCCGAGCATCTGGTGCGGCGTGACGGCCACGCCCTCGAGCTCCAGGCGCTCCGTCTGCCCGAACCGCCGGAGCGCCGCCCGGACCTCGCCCTCCAGCGCCTTGAGCCCCGCGAACGTGACGTAGAGGAAGTTGCCCGACCCGCACGCCGGGTCCAGCACCCTCACCCTCGCGAGCCGACTCAAGAACCCCGAGATCAGGTCGCGCGCCTCCGCCCGCTTCGCCCGCACCGCCTGCGGCTTCGTCGCCTCCTCGGCCTCGGCTTCGGCCGCCCGCGCCGCCGCCCGCACGCCCTCCCACTCCTCGCGGAGCGGCTCGATCACGGCCGGCCCGATCACGCGCTCGACGTAGGCCCGCGGCGTGAAGTGGGCCCCCATATGCCGCCGCTTCTTCGGGTCGAGCGCCCGCTCGACGAGCGTCCCGAAGATGGCCGGCTCGACCTCGCGCCAGTCCATGGACGCCGCCTCCAGCAGACCGTCGAGTTGGTCCCGGTCCAGCGCCGGCGCCCACCGGTCGCGGAACAGGACGCCGTCGAACTCGGGGACCGTCACGTCGACGCCCATCACGAACCCGCCCTCGTCCATCGCTCGGAAGAACAACGACAGCGCGCTCGGGAGCACGTCGAGACGGTCGCGGTAGGCCTCCAAGAGACGGCTGAAGGCCCGGTCCGGAAGCAGCTCGGCGTCCTCGGCGAACATGCAGAACAGGCACCGCGTGAGGAACCCGGCCGTCCGCTCCGCTTGCTGCTCGTCGTCGGGTGCGTCGGCGTCGAGCGATGCCGCGAGCTCGGCTAGCCGCTCGGCCAGCCGCTGCGTCACGGCCGCCTGGCGCCGGGCGGGGTCGAGCCCGTACGGGTCCTCGAACACGAGCCGGAGCCGCTCGCGGACCGCCGGGTCGCAGAGGTCGTCGAGCCTCACCCGGTACGCCTCGGCGCTCGGGAACGGGGCGTAGAGCCGGCCGGTCCCGCCGAAGTCGGCGTAGAGGTCGACGCAGTACCCGACGTCGACGACGGCGAGAAACGGGGGCACCGGTTCGGCCGGCTCCAGGTTGCGGGCGTACCGGGCCGCCTGGTTCTTCGCCGCCTCCATCGTGGCTTCCCAGGCCCCCGTCCCGCGGACCCCGTGCCCCTTCCGCTGGCGCTTACCCTGAGCGGCCCGCTCGGCATCGACCCCCTGCTTCGTCTCGAGCACCACGGCCCCGCGCTTGTAGAGGTCGGCGAACCCGACCGACTCCTTCGGCCCGTCGTGGAACCGAACCGGCCGCTCGAACACGTACGCGTCCCGCCTCACGTCGCCCGTCGAGGCCCCCGGCGGAGAGGCCCCGACGAGCACGGCGAGCTCGGTGAGGAACGACTGCGCGTTCGACCGCTCGGACGCCTGGGCGGCCTCCCACTTCTCGATGAAGGATTCGATGTCCGGCTCGCTGGCAGGGGAGGGCATTCGTGCTACTACCGAGGGCTAAGGGAGGGCAACTTCTAAGGTAACCCTCGTTACTTCGCGGTGGGGCACGATGCCCTTGCCCCGCCCGCCATGCCACCTCGCAGCCGGCCCACCGCGGCCGCTCCCCACGTCGGACGCTCGACGCTACGACGTGCGGGGGAGGATCAGATGTATATTCCCCGAAACGGAACCAAAACGGTGACCCCCATGGCCTCCCTCACCCTCAAAGGCATCCCCGACGACGTGATGACGCGCCTCCGCGAGCGGGCCGAGGCGGAACGGCGCAGCCTCAACCAGCAGGCGATCCGGCTCTTGGAGACGGCGCTCGACGAGGCGCGCCCGAGCTTCCTCGAAGCGCACGAGGCCTTCCTCAAGAAGCACGGCCCCCCACCCTTCGACGACGACTTCTTCGAGGGGCTGCGAAGCCGGGAGACCGGACGGCCCTCCCCTT includes:
- a CDS encoding DNA methyltransferase, translated to MPSPASEPDIESFIEKWEAAQASERSNAQSFLTELAVLVGASPPGASTGDVRRDAYVFERPVRFHDGPKESVGFADLYKRGAVVLETKQGVDAERAAQGKRQRKGHGVRGTGAWEATMEAAKNQAARYARNLEPAEPVPPFLAVVDVGYCVDLYADFGGTGRLYAPFPSAEAYRVRLDDLCDPAVRERLRLVFEDPYGLDPARRQAAVTQRLAERLAELAASLDADAPDDEQQAERTAGFLTRCLFCMFAEDAELLPDRAFSRLLEAYRDRLDVLPSALSLFFRAMDEGGFVMGVDVTVPEFDGVLFRDRWAPALDRDQLDGLLEAASMDWREVEPAIFGTLVERALDPKKRRHMGAHFTPRAYVERVIGPAVIEPLREEWEGVRAAARAAEAEAEEATKPQAVRAKRAEARDLISGFLSRLARVRVLDPACGSGNFLYVTFAGLKALEGEVRAALRRFGQTERLELEGVAVTPHQMLGIELGARAAAVADLVLWIGYLQWHVRTHGDAQPLPEPVLKGYGQVEHRDALLDADGGRAAWPEADFIVGNPPFVGKGQPMRESLGQETLDRLATAYPEVPGSVDLVMYWWERAAEAVRAGRVRRFGLITTSSVTQTFNRRIVERHLDADENPLALSFAIPNHPWVDDGADVRMAVTVGVRAAEFDPGAGRLATVASETPTADGVPDVELAEAVGEINADLSIGADVTQAEKLEANEGLASFGMMLAGRGFLVSPKEARLLGLGSVPGTEQVVRPTLNGKDLAKPARDRYVIDLYGYEADEARESFPEIYEHVVREVKPQRDGNRDKQRRERWWLHGRTNENLRAALEGLGRFIATPETAKHRVFSFLDVEILPEHKLVAVAIDDAYHLGVVSSRVHGMWALAAGGRLGVGNDPVYNKGKCFETFPFPVPTEAQEAEIRRLGDAIDAHRKARQAAHPTLGLTDLYNAVEALRAGRALDETEQRAADAGLAHTLLDLHRQLDRVVLEAYGWSDLDAEAKTFEGAVLDRLVALNAERREEERQGVVRYLRPAFQDPDATSQAGLALPATVAPEPEAAEPRPWPSGMAAQTVAVRQAVAALGSADAGSVAARFRGAGPKTVTPVLETLAELGLVRAEAGLYVA